AGGGATGGCATAGATACAGATACATGCCAATatacagatacagatacagatatgAGATAGCTGACTAGAACATAAATGACAGAGTGGCATTAACACTTTCAAGACATTTATTGCCAAAAAATGgatagcattattattattttcagtgaaattttcaaaacaaaatgtgaaGAGTTAGTGCCCATAAGATTAAGATAAAAATGAGTGAATCCTGTGCATCCTCTTATTCTAATAGGGCTATTTACCTTTGGTAAATTTCACATGAATGTGCCTTTTCCCCCCAAATCACTCAGTAATGACTGAAGCATTGGTTTATTAAGCTGCTATAATTATTTAGCTCTAGATAAAATACACCAACAAAAGCACACACTTCATTAaaagcttttattatattttgtctgCGTTTTAAATGGTTGGAACTATTCCTcaactaaagagagaaaaaatatgagGCAAAATCTATATCCTACCATCCCAAATGGCCATTGTCATTTGAGTCATTGCATGGAGCAGATTCAAAGGGGTAAAATAGCTTTTGTAGACTCTACCTACATGAAGAGAAAATCTAGAGAAACTTTCACCTTCTCAGCAGCTTTGTTAAATGCACCCTTGACTTCTctgttcctcaggctgtagaccacggggttcagcatggggatgaGGATTGTATAGAACACGGATGTGATTTTGTCTGTGTCCATGGAGTGGCTGGAGCTGGGCTGTACATACATGACGATGACAGTCCCATAAAATATGGAAACAGTAGTGAGGTGAGAAGCACAGGTAGACAGAGCCTTCTGGTACCCCTCTTGTGAGTGCACCTTCAAAATTGTCATAAATATGAACAGGTAGGAAATCAAGATTACAAAAAGTGCAAACAAGACATTGAAGCTTGAGACAAGAACAAGAATCATTTCACTGATGCGTTTCTCAGAGCAAGAGAGAGTCATGAGTGCTGGGACATCACAGAAAAAGTGATGGATCATGTTggacacacagaaagagagactGAACGTGTCTCCAGTGTTGACAGAAGCATTCAGAACACCACACGCATAAGAGCCTACGACAAGACAAGCACACCTATTTTTCGTCATGGAGGTGGTGTAATGTAGGGGCTTGCACACTGCTGCGTAGCGGTCATAAGCCATTGAAGCCAAGAGATAACTTTCCACAGTGGCAAagactataaaaaagaacatttgagCAGCACATGCATGGTAGGAGATGACTTTGTCTGCTTTTAGGAGCCCAGCCATTGCTTTTGGAGTGACAGTGGAGGAGTAACAAAAGTCCACCAGAGACAGGttacagaggaaaaaatacataggagTGTGGAGACGAGAGTCCAGCAGGATCAACGTGGTCATCCCCAGGTTCCCAATGAGAGTGAGGAGGTAAATGAAGGTGAAGATTATAAAGAGAGGAATCTGCAGCTGTGGGTCATCTGTGAGTCCGAGCAGGATGAAATCGGTTACCTCTGTGCTATTCTTCATGGATTTGAGAATCACAAGATGCTCTTGTAATGAAAATTAGGGAGAGAGTGATGCAGAAAGAAGAGTTGCACAGAAATTGAAACGCACAAGCATTATTTATTACAATAGGATTCACAGAGAAGATTCTT
Above is a genomic segment from Bos javanicus breed banteng chromosome 15, ARS-OSU_banteng_1.0, whole genome shotgun sequence containing:
- the LOC133261127 gene encoding olfactory receptor 5B2-like, which codes for MKNSTEVTDFILLGLTDDPQLQIPLFIIFTFIYLLTLIGNLGMTTLILLDSRLHTPMYFFLCNLSLVDFCYSSTVTPKAMAGLLKADKVISYHACAAQMFFFIVFATVESYLLASMAYDRYAAVCKPLHYTTSMTKNRCACLVVGSYACGVLNASVNTGDTFSLSFCVSNMIHHFFCDVPALMTLSCSEKRISEMILVLVSSFNVLFALFVILISYLFIFMTILKVHSQEGYQKALSTCASHLTTVSIFYGTVIVMYVQPSSSHSMDTDKITSVFYTILIPMLNPVVYSLRNREVKGAFNKAAEKVKVSLDFLFM